The following proteins come from a genomic window of Hymenobacter canadensis:
- a CDS encoding ATP-binding protein, translating to MKWIIAIGLLLLGFPLRAQPGYWNADADSLQQVLAGKRADTARVRTLAHILHVTELTEPSHRQQAAGLVAELLRLNARTHQLPQEAPYRQLQAGLQHWLQQRPGPALVALQQAIELFDQSGQPVPLLLIDLAPVYNELHESEGRMSYFQRKLRQYKVAGGSPENEAACHLVLGGSYRHRGNFNQAISHYLRAADLFRHFHRRLYSNELMVAGNTYAEWGNPRKALQYLQLASRRNDQARIGGLQQFYSERAIAKLYLQQGNTAAAARYVAKATHTARHAQLNAAQYTAYALLLQSELLLARQQAAAAGPLLTRAQQLADSLQMQITGRPGEFSLDATWARYHTARQHYPAAAARWRQAYARATASNLQMLRPQYLRELIRFEAAHGTPAAARHYSLAYLALQDTLNTAQGVDLLAQYEAERVEQAQNEEITNLRHEKEVQALRLHQRSQLLAVAVAALVLISVLGVGLYRQLRLNRRTLAQLRQTQSQLVAAEKWAFVGELSAGIAHELQNPLSFMKRFAEVSTSLVDNMGQQADAPGLEQEIRSGLRQNLQEISQHGLRASGIIRDMLEHARSGNGQRLPTDLNALVLEYLELARQSQAPGGQTSNIQVETALAPNLPLVSAMPPDLGRVLLNLFTNAFYAVLQRQQAGETGYSPRVHISSMQHNGSVQVRVRDNGPGIPEEIRGEVFKPFFTTKPLGEGTGLGLSLSYDIVQSHGGTLRVGPAAGQGTEFIVTLPVG from the coding sequence ATGAAATGGATTATTGCCATAGGGCTGTTGCTGCTCGGGTTTCCGTTGCGGGCGCAGCCGGGGTACTGGAATGCTGATGCTGACTCGCTGCAGCAGGTGCTGGCCGGGAAGCGCGCCGACACGGCCCGCGTCCGGACGCTGGCGCACATACTGCACGTGACGGAACTGACCGAGCCCAGCCACCGCCAGCAGGCCGCCGGCCTGGTGGCGGAGCTGCTGCGCCTGAATGCCCGCACCCATCAGCTGCCCCAGGAGGCGCCGTACCGGCAGCTGCAGGCCGGCCTGCAGCACTGGCTGCAGCAGCGGCCCGGCCCCGCGCTGGTCGCTTTGCAGCAGGCCATCGAGCTGTTCGACCAAAGCGGGCAGCCCGTGCCGCTGCTGCTGATTGATTTGGCGCCCGTCTACAACGAGCTGCACGAGTCGGAGGGCCGCATGAGTTACTTTCAGCGCAAGCTGCGGCAGTATAAGGTGGCCGGCGGCTCCCCGGAAAATGAGGCCGCGTGCCATCTGGTGCTGGGCGGCTCTTACCGGCATCGCGGCAACTTCAACCAAGCCATTAGCCATTACCTGCGTGCGGCCGACCTGTTCCGGCACTTCCACCGCCGCCTCTACAGCAACGAGCTGATGGTGGCCGGCAACACCTACGCCGAGTGGGGCAACCCGCGCAAAGCCCTGCAGTATCTGCAGCTGGCGTCGCGCCGCAACGACCAGGCCCGCATTGGCGGCCTGCAGCAGTTTTACTCAGAGCGCGCCATTGCCAAGCTGTATTTGCAGCAGGGCAATACCGCGGCGGCGGCCCGCTACGTGGCCAAAGCCACCCACACCGCCCGCCACGCCCAGCTGAACGCCGCCCAGTATACGGCCTATGCACTGCTGCTGCAAAGTGAGCTGCTGCTGGCCCGGCAGCAGGCGGCGGCGGCAGGGCCGCTGCTCACGCGGGCCCAGCAGCTTGCCGATTCGCTCCAGATGCAGATTACCGGCCGGCCCGGTGAGTTTTCTCTGGATGCCACCTGGGCCCGCTACCACACTGCCCGCCAACACTACCCGGCGGCGGCGGCTCGTTGGCGGCAGGCCTACGCGCGGGCTACGGCCTCCAACCTGCAGATGCTGCGCCCCCAGTACCTGCGGGAGCTGATCCGCTTTGAGGCCGCGCACGGCACGCCCGCCGCCGCGCGGCACTACAGCCTGGCCTACCTGGCCCTGCAGGATACCCTCAACACTGCCCAGGGCGTTGACTTGCTGGCCCAGTACGAGGCCGAACGGGTGGAGCAGGCCCAGAACGAGGAAATCACCAACCTGCGCCACGAGAAAGAGGTGCAGGCGCTGCGGCTGCACCAGCGCAGCCAGCTGCTGGCCGTGGCCGTGGCCGCCCTCGTGCTGATTTCGGTTCTGGGGGTGGGGCTGTATCGGCAGCTGCGCCTCAACCGGCGCACTCTGGCTCAGTTGCGCCAAACCCAAAGCCAGCTGGTAGCCGCCGAGAAGTGGGCGTTTGTGGGGGAGCTGTCGGCGGGGATTGCCCACGAGCTGCAGAACCCACTCAGCTTTATGAAGCGGTTTGCGGAGGTGAGCACCTCCTTGGTCGACAACATGGGCCAGCAGGCCGATGCGCCGGGCCTGGAGCAGGAAATCCGGAGTGGGCTCCGGCAGAATCTGCAGGAAATCAGCCAGCACGGGCTGCGGGCTTCGGGCATTATCCGTGACATGCTGGAGCACGCCCGCAGCGGCAACGGCCAGCGCCTGCCCACCGACCTCAACGCCCTGGTGCTGGAGTATCTGGAACTGGCCCGCCAAAGCCAGGCGCCCGGGGGCCAGACCTCGAACATACAGGTCGAAACCGCGCTGGCCCCCAATCTGCCTCTTGTCTCCGCCATGCCTCCTGATCTGGGCCGCGTGCTGCTAAACCTGTTCACCAATGCCTTTTACGCGGTGCTGCAGCGCCAGCAAGCCGGCGAAACCGGCTACAGCCCGCGTGTGCACATCAGCAGCATGCAGCACAACGGCTCCGTGCAGGTGCGCGTGCGCGACAACGGCCCTGGCATCCCGGAGGAAATTCGCGGCGAGGTGTTCAAGCCCTTCTTCACTACCAAGCCCTTGGGTGAAGGCACCGGCCTGGGCCTTTCCCTGTCCTACGACATCGTGCAGAGCCACGGCGGTACGCTGCGGGTGGGGCCGGCGGCCGGGCAGGGCACCGAGTTTATCGTGACGCTACCCGTGGGCTGA
- a CDS encoding PaaI family thioesterase produces MNPTTPTTPAADDSLEIRIRRKLTRQHFMHLIGADLTRIEPGRIEAEVTLQQQHQQHTGFAHGGLVATMADLVAGFAAVTLVPDGTGVVTVELKTSYLHPGIGQKLRAVGWVLKAGRRLHFCESEVWCDDKLIAKATATMAVVEPQG; encoded by the coding sequence ATGAACCCGACCACGCCAACCACCCCCGCCGCCGACGACTCGCTCGAAATCCGGATCCGCCGCAAGCTCACGCGCCAGCACTTCATGCACCTTATCGGCGCCGACCTCACCCGCATCGAGCCGGGCCGCATCGAAGCCGAAGTGACGCTGCAGCAGCAGCACCAGCAGCACACTGGCTTCGCGCACGGTGGCCTCGTGGCCACCATGGCCGACCTGGTGGCCGGTTTTGCGGCCGTTACGCTCGTGCCCGACGGCACCGGCGTGGTGACGGTGGAGCTGAAAACCAGCTACCTGCACCCCGGCATCGGGCAGAAGCTGCGCGCCGTGGGCTGGGTGCTGAAGGCCGGCCGCCGCCTGCACTTCTGCGAGTCGGAGGTATGGTGCGACGACAAGCTGATTGCCAAGGCCACGGCCACGATGGCCGTGGTGGAGCCGCAGGGGTAG